A stretch of the Vitis vinifera cultivar Pinot Noir 40024 chromosome 16, ASM3070453v1 genome encodes the following:
- the LOC100252576 gene encoding uncharacterized protein At3g49140 isoform X1, whose translation MIESTMAFRFRAGAGARAGLFSTAAVSNCRATWSSDEAPGVHVASRRLSHSGSFDAPRTRFIGVTSGSFTKRRNPVKHRFRVSAEHLGSREPQYHPFEEIVESSFPESGEARLTAAETTRTVIEVNNKATLMFSNLINNEVHENIFWPELPYVTDEHGNIYFQVNNDEDIMQSLTSENNFVQVIIGLDTSEMLNEMELTGPAEIDFGIEEIEDEDSDLDYEDDENDDDDDDDDEDDEQDWVAILEDEEDQEDSDEAVGDWAKLETMRSSHPMFFAKTMAEVASGDPVDWMNQPPAGIAIQGLLRPAFIEEQSVIQKHISSHQSSNANVNQVEKNSEDKAEDLEKINGHGQESGSSRDNSIQAEDIEKDHNMMNGFSFYKLEMIKILLISAHGLQAVVDLEDFRNAQPDAIAHSASKIISRLKAGGEKTTQALKSLCWRCKGIQVEEATLIDVDTLGFDLRVCSGRQVQTLRFTFNTRATSEYSAERQLNDLLFPRIHQKTQKKKQAQQKEY comes from the exons ATGATCGAATCAACCATGGCCTTTCGATTCCGCGCCGGCGCCGGTGCCCGTGCCGGACTCTTCTCCACCGCCGCCGTCTCTA ATTGTCGTGCCACGTGGAGTTCTGATGAAGCTCCGGGAGTCCATGTCGCCTCCCGCCGGCTATCTCACTCCGGCAGCTTTGATGCACCTCG GACTAGATTTATAGGAGTAACCAGTGGATCTTTCACAAAAAGGCGAAATCCCGTGAAGCATAGGTTTCGGGTATCTGCTGAGCATTTGGGTTCGAGGGAGCCGCAGTACCATCCATTTGAAGAGATTGTGGAATCATCATTTCCGGAGAGTGGAGAAGCTAGACTTACAGCTGCTGAAACTACTAGGACTGTTATTGAG GTCAACAACAAAGCAACActaatgttttcaaatttaatcaaTAATGAAGTTCATGAGAACATTTTCTGGCCAGAGTTGCCGTATGTAACAGATGAACATGGAA ATATTTACTTTCAGGTGAACAACGATGAAGACATTATGCAATCCCTAACTTCTGAAAATAACTTTGTG CAAGTTATTATAGGCTTGGATACCTCGGAAATGCTCAATGAGATGGAGTTAACAGGTCCAGCAGAAATTGATTTTGGGATTGAGGAAATTGAAGATGAAGATAGCGATCTTGATTACGAGGATGAtgagaatgatgatgatgatgatgatgatgatgaggatgatgaaCAG GACTGGGTAGCTATTCTTGAAGATGAGGAAGATCAGGAGGATTCTGATGAGGCAGTTGGAGACTGGGCAAAATTGGAAACTATGCGTTCTTCTCATCCAATGTTTTTTGCTAAAACAATGGCAGAG GTTGCATCAGGGGATCCTGTTGATTGGATGAATCAGCCTCCAGCTGGTATTGCCATCCAAGGCCTTCTAAGACCTGCCTTTATAGAAGAACAATCTGTCATCCAAAAGCATATATCTAGCCACCAATCCAGTAATGCTAATGTAAATCAGGTTGAGAAAAATTCAGAAGACAAAGCAGAAGATCTTGAAAAGATTAATGGTCATGGACAGGAATCAGGATCATCTAGAGATAATTCAATCCAGGCAGAAGATATAGAGAAAGACCACAACATGATGAATGGGTTTTCATTTTACAAACTGGAGATGATTAAAATACTGCTGATTTCAGCTCATGGACTTCAG GCTGTCGTTGACCTAGAAGATTTCAGGAATGCTCAACCTGATGCCATTGCACATTCAGCAAGCAAAATTATATCTCGCTTAAAAGCTGGTGGAGAAAAGACCACACAAGCTCTCAAATCTTTGTGTTGGAGATGTAAGGGTATTCAAGTGGAG GAGGCAACACTTATTGATGTGGATACCCTTGGTTTTGACTTGAGAGTTTGTTCAGGAAGGCAAGTCCAAACATTGCGGTTTACATTTAATACACGG GCTACATCGGAGTACAGTGCTGAGAGACAGCTTAACGATCTACTATTCCCCAGGATCCACCAAAAGacacaaaaaaagaaacaagctCAACAAAAAGAATACTAA
- the LOC100252576 gene encoding uncharacterized protein At3g49140 isoform X2 produces MIESTMAFRFRAGAGARAGLFSTAAVSNCRATWSSDEAPGVHVASRRLSHSGSFDAPRTRFIGVTSGSFTKRRNPVKHRFRVSAEHLGSREPQYHPFEEIVESSFPESGEARLTAAETTRTVIEVNNKATLMFSNLINNEVHENIFWPELPYVTDEHGNIYFQVNNDEDIMQSLTSENNFVQVIIGLDTSEMLNEMELTGPAEIDFGIEEIEDEDSDLDYEDDENDDDDDDDDEDDEQDWVAILEDEEDQEDSDEAVGDWAKLETMRSSHPMFFAKTMAEVASGDPVDWMNQPPAGIAIQGLLRPAFIEEQSVIQKHISSHQSSNANVNQVEKNSEDKAEDLEKINGHGQESGSSRDNSIQAEDIEKDHNMMNGFSFYKLEMIKILLISAHGLQVLGYSVPQILQLENC; encoded by the exons ATGATCGAATCAACCATGGCCTTTCGATTCCGCGCCGGCGCCGGTGCCCGTGCCGGACTCTTCTCCACCGCCGCCGTCTCTA ATTGTCGTGCCACGTGGAGTTCTGATGAAGCTCCGGGAGTCCATGTCGCCTCCCGCCGGCTATCTCACTCCGGCAGCTTTGATGCACCTCG GACTAGATTTATAGGAGTAACCAGTGGATCTTTCACAAAAAGGCGAAATCCCGTGAAGCATAGGTTTCGGGTATCTGCTGAGCATTTGGGTTCGAGGGAGCCGCAGTACCATCCATTTGAAGAGATTGTGGAATCATCATTTCCGGAGAGTGGAGAAGCTAGACTTACAGCTGCTGAAACTACTAGGACTGTTATTGAG GTCAACAACAAAGCAACActaatgttttcaaatttaatcaaTAATGAAGTTCATGAGAACATTTTCTGGCCAGAGTTGCCGTATGTAACAGATGAACATGGAA ATATTTACTTTCAGGTGAACAACGATGAAGACATTATGCAATCCCTAACTTCTGAAAATAACTTTGTG CAAGTTATTATAGGCTTGGATACCTCGGAAATGCTCAATGAGATGGAGTTAACAGGTCCAGCAGAAATTGATTTTGGGATTGAGGAAATTGAAGATGAAGATAGCGATCTTGATTACGAGGATGAtgagaatgatgatgatgatgatgatgatgatgaggatgatgaaCAG GACTGGGTAGCTATTCTTGAAGATGAGGAAGATCAGGAGGATTCTGATGAGGCAGTTGGAGACTGGGCAAAATTGGAAACTATGCGTTCTTCTCATCCAATGTTTTTTGCTAAAACAATGGCAGAG GTTGCATCAGGGGATCCTGTTGATTGGATGAATCAGCCTCCAGCTGGTATTGCCATCCAAGGCCTTCTAAGACCTGCCTTTATAGAAGAACAATCTGTCATCCAAAAGCATATATCTAGCCACCAATCCAGTAATGCTAATGTAAATCAGGTTGAGAAAAATTCAGAAGACAAAGCAGAAGATCTTGAAAAGATTAATGGTCATGGACAGGAATCAGGATCATCTAGAGATAATTCAATCCAGGCAGAAGATATAGAGAAAGACCACAACATGATGAATGGGTTTTCATTTTACAAACTGGAGATGATTAAAATACTGCTGATTTCAGCTCATGGACTTCAG GTTTTGGGATACTCGGTGCCTCAAATACTGCAATTGGAAAATTGTTA G
- the LOC100252576 gene encoding uncharacterized protein At3g49140 isoform X3, with amino-acid sequence MIESTMAFRFRAGAGARAGLFSTAAVSNCRATWSSDEAPGVHVASRRLSHSGSFDAPRTRFIGVTSGSFTKRRNPVKHRFRVSAEHLGSREPQYHPFEEIVESSFPESGEARLTAAETTRTVIEVNNKATLMFSNLINNEVHENIFWPELPYVTDEHGNIYFQVNNDEDIMQSLTSENNFVQVIIGLDTSEMLNEMELTGPAEIDFGIEEIEDEDSDLDYEDDENDDDDDDDDEDDEQDWVAILEDEEDQEDSDEAVGDWAKLETMRSSHPMFFAKTMAEVASGDPVDWMNQPPAGIAIQGLLRPAFIEEQSVIQKHISSHQSSNANVNQVEKNSEDKAEDLEKINGHGQESGSSRDNSIQAEDIEKDHNMMNGFSFYKLEMIKILLISAHGLQECST; translated from the exons ATGATCGAATCAACCATGGCCTTTCGATTCCGCGCCGGCGCCGGTGCCCGTGCCGGACTCTTCTCCACCGCCGCCGTCTCTA ATTGTCGTGCCACGTGGAGTTCTGATGAAGCTCCGGGAGTCCATGTCGCCTCCCGCCGGCTATCTCACTCCGGCAGCTTTGATGCACCTCG GACTAGATTTATAGGAGTAACCAGTGGATCTTTCACAAAAAGGCGAAATCCCGTGAAGCATAGGTTTCGGGTATCTGCTGAGCATTTGGGTTCGAGGGAGCCGCAGTACCATCCATTTGAAGAGATTGTGGAATCATCATTTCCGGAGAGTGGAGAAGCTAGACTTACAGCTGCTGAAACTACTAGGACTGTTATTGAG GTCAACAACAAAGCAACActaatgttttcaaatttaatcaaTAATGAAGTTCATGAGAACATTTTCTGGCCAGAGTTGCCGTATGTAACAGATGAACATGGAA ATATTTACTTTCAGGTGAACAACGATGAAGACATTATGCAATCCCTAACTTCTGAAAATAACTTTGTG CAAGTTATTATAGGCTTGGATACCTCGGAAATGCTCAATGAGATGGAGTTAACAGGTCCAGCAGAAATTGATTTTGGGATTGAGGAAATTGAAGATGAAGATAGCGATCTTGATTACGAGGATGAtgagaatgatgatgatgatgatgatgatgatgaggatgatgaaCAG GACTGGGTAGCTATTCTTGAAGATGAGGAAGATCAGGAGGATTCTGATGAGGCAGTTGGAGACTGGGCAAAATTGGAAACTATGCGTTCTTCTCATCCAATGTTTTTTGCTAAAACAATGGCAGAG GTTGCATCAGGGGATCCTGTTGATTGGATGAATCAGCCTCCAGCTGGTATTGCCATCCAAGGCCTTCTAAGACCTGCCTTTATAGAAGAACAATCTGTCATCCAAAAGCATATATCTAGCCACCAATCCAGTAATGCTAATGTAAATCAGGTTGAGAAAAATTCAGAAGACAAAGCAGAAGATCTTGAAAAGATTAATGGTCATGGACAGGAATCAGGATCATCTAGAGATAATTCAATCCAGGCAGAAGATATAGAGAAAGACCACAACATGATGAATGGGTTTTCATTTTACAAACTGGAGATGATTAAAATACTGCTGATTTCAGCTCATGGACTTCAG GAATGCTCAACCTGA
- the LOC100259461 gene encoding protein SAR DEFICIENT 4, with amino-acid sequence MATPPVVPTAAAASFTPVFINTATLRSILTHKSLIHHFRASLPTVTSSLHSPPRQNYALSPSSSLLLMPSWSSSSSFPYLGVKLVTYFPQNSTLELPGVHGSYVLFDSRTGQTLASMDGTELTLWRTSCVSGLASEILARNDVGVLVMIGSGALAPHLIKAHLTAKPSLRRVIIWNRTVEKARKLAQELENEGKFEGVCFESTECLEEVVGMGDIVSCATNSESPLVNGARLKAGAHLDLVGSFRHSMRECDDEAIKRGRVFIDNEMALEEAGELVGAFERGVIGKGEIGGNLVELIIGEKVGRRDSEEVTVFKSVGSAVVDILSAQLVYETYIKNGGGL; translated from the coding sequence ATGGCTACTCCGCCAGTCGTACCGACCGCCGCCGCCGCCTCCTTCACCCCAGTATTCATCAACACTGCAACTCTCCGATCCATCCTTACACACAAATCGCTAATCCACCACTTCCGCGCGTCTCTTCCCACAGTCACTTCCAGTCTCCACTCCCCACCTCGCCAAAACTACGCCCTTTCCCCCTCTTCCTCTCTCCTCCTCATGCCCTCTTggtcttcctcctcctccttcccCTACCTCGGTGTCAAACTCGTCACCTACTTCCCCCAGAACTCCACCCTTGAATTACCGGGAGTGCACGGGAGCTACGTCCTGTTCGATTCTCGAACTGGGCAAACCCTAGCTTCCATGGATGGCACTGAACTGACTCTGTGGAGAACTTCTTGCGTGTCCGGTTTGGCTTCCGAGATTTTGGCCAGAAACGATGTGGGGGTTCTCGTGATGATTGGTTCGGGCGCTCTAGCCCCTCATCTGATCAAAGCCCATCTCACAGCAAAACCCAGTTTGAGAAGAGTGATAATTTGGAATAGAACAGTGGAAAAGGCGAGAAAATTGGCCCAAGAGCTGGAAAACGAAGGAAAGTTTGAGGGTGTTTGTTTTGAGAGCACTGAGTGTTTGGAGGAAGTGGTGGGCATGGGCGATATTGTGAGCTGCGCCACGAATTCTGAGAGCCCTCTGGTCAACGGCGCAAGGTTGAAGGCTGGGGCGCATCTGGATTTAGTCGGGTCGTTCAGGCATTCAATGAGGGAGTGTGATGATGAAGCAATAAAGAGGGGGAGAGTTTTCATCGATAACGAAATGGCATTGGAGGAGGCAGGAGAGCTGGTGGGTGCTTTTGAAAGGGGAGTGATTGGGAAGGGAGAAATTGGGGGTAATTTGGTGGAATTGATAATAGGGGAGAAGGTTGGGAGGAGGGATTCAGAGGAGGTGACAGTGTTCAAATCAGTTGGGTCTGCAGTTGTAGATATTCTGAGTGCTCAACTGGTATATGAGACTTACATCAAAAATGGAGGTGGACTCTAA